A stretch of DNA from Deltaproteobacteria bacterium:
CCCCAACCGGAGTCACCATAGTTGACGAGAATAACAAAAACACGCCCTGACATTGTTTTTGTAAGCGCATGGCTGTCCCACCATAGTCAGGCGCCAGTTCTCAACTTCTACGAATATTAAGGATCGCTTTCATGCCTGCCGCACCGGCCTGAACCACTGATTCGGAGATATCGATGGGGCCCAGTGCGCCCCCGCAGACATAAATCCCTTCCACCCGGGTTTCCAGAGGCGCCAGCAGCGGATCGTTTTCCTTAAAGAACCCCAAATGATCCGTCTCGATATTAAGGGCCTTGGCCAGTCTGGCGTTTCGATCCGAAGGAACCAGCCCGGTGGAGAGGACCACCATGTCCACCTCCTCTTCTCTTAACCGATCCGTATCCGGGTCCAAATAGGGGATCTTCAGGTTTCGGGTCTCGGGATCTTCAAAGACGTCCCAGGGTCGGACATTAATGTAGCGGACCCCCATGGACCTGGCTTTTTCATGAAATTCCCAGAAGTCCTTTCCATAGGCCTTCAGGTTGTTATAAAAGATCATGGCCTCCATGGATGGATCGTGCTCTTTGGAGATGATCATCTGCTTGGCGGCGATCATGCAGCAGACCTTGGAGCAATAGGGCAACTGGCCCTCTTTTGCACCCCGTCCCGCGCACTGGATCCAGGCGATCCTCATGGCGTGCTTCTGGTCGGACGGCCGTATGATCTCCCCGCCGGTCGGCCCCCCTGCATTCATCAGTCGCTCAAATTCCAGGTTGGTCACCACATTCTGGAAGACACCATATCCAAACATCCCCTTTTCCGGCGTGTACGACCTGATACCGGCAGCGACAATAATGCTCTTAACATCCAGTTTCAGGTTTTTATTGGACTGCCAGAGTCGTACCGCGTCCTTCCCCTCCTTAATGCACGCCTTCACGCAGAGGGCGATAGGGCATTCCCTGCATTGGCTGCAATCCACCACACACTCGCCCACGCACGCCCCCTGTGCCCGCATGTTGCCGTACCGGCAATCCGGATCGATCACCACAATATTGGGAATCGCCTGGGGGAACGGGGTATAGATCAACTTCCGTGTACCGCTGATCCTGCCGTCCATTTCATCCGGAATGGTGACCGGACACGCCTCAATGCAGGCCCCGCAGCCGGTGCACTTATCCGGATCGATAAAACGGGCCTTCTGCACCAGCTTGACATCAAACCCCTTGTCGGTTTTCTTGACCTTTCGGATCTCAGTATTGCTTAAAATCTCGATATCGGGATGGTTGTCCACCTCGTACATCTTGGGCGCCTCGATGCAGATGGCGCAATCATTGGTGGGGAACGTCTTGTCGAGTCGCGCCATCATGCCGCCGATGCTCGGGGTATCGTCTACCAGATAGACATGGATTCCATAATCCGCCGCATTCAAAGCCGCATTGATTCCGGCAATGCCGCCCCCTATAATTAGTATCGAATCAGACATGCATTCACCCGAAGCGCAATAACGAATTCAGGAATTGAGGGATCAGATATAAGAGGCCGGCTTCAATTCCTGGATTCAACAGTCCTCAATTCCTCTCATATTTCCGTAATAATAATGGCCTTTGATTTGCAGACGGCCGCACAGGTCCTGCACCCCAGGCAGTTCTGAGGACGTGCCACAGTCGCCTTGTGTGCCATGTCAAAGACGTCCACCGGGCAGAATCGGACGCACTCCTCGCATCCGTCGCATTTGTCCGGATCGATATGCACGAGATAGACTTCAAAGTTCTTGTATCGTTTGCCCATAATCTCAGTCTGTAATTTGAAATCCGGAACACAAGACTGCATGCCGGAGGAGTCGGCGCCCCTCCTGCCGAATTTTAAGTCTCCGGTTTCGAGTTCCTATTTCAGTTCATCCCACTTGTAATCGATCAGCTCGGTTAAGACCCCGTTCAGCTTCTTGGGATGGATAAAGGCAAATTCGCAGTCCCTGAACGGCCTTGCCACCTCGCCCTTTGAATCCGGAATAAAGGGATACTCCCTGGCCTTGAGTTCATCCACCGCCTTGCGCGTGTTGTCCACATTAAAACTGATGAGCATCACGCCCTCTCCATTCTTTTCGATGTACTTGGCAACATCCCCATCCGGCGTTGTGGATTCCATCAGTTCAAACCCGACTTCGCCGACCCAATATCGGGCCACATTGATCTTTTCCGGTTCATCCACATAGGCGTCATCCGGGCCTGACTTGCCCAACAGGGGTTCCCAGATCTTCCTGGCCGCGGCCAGGTCCTTTACGGCAATACAGATATGATCGATCTTATTGACCTTCATGATCCACTCCTTTGAATTGAAGGTTTTCGATTGACGACCGAAGCAGCTTCGATCGTCAATCTTCAATGTTCAATTCTCAATTCTAAAACGTTACCTTTTCGAGGGGTACGCTGATCGCGTGATCGGGACAGACACACCCGCACTCATTGCAGTCTTCGCATATAAATTCCGTCACCACGACCCTGTTATCCTGTACCCTTATGGCCTGATCAGGACACGCCTCAATACACAGCGGCTGGACGTTGCCCCCACACATGGTGCACTTTTCCGGATCTATTTGAGCAGCCATTTTGTTTCAACTCCTTCATATTTTGAAAATCTTTTTAGAGGTCGCCGGGTTTCGCCTTCGCTCTATCCAATCGACGATCTCAATTGTAGCGGGGAAGGAACATCTCCCCTCCGGTTTCATCAGCCTTCTTCCTTGGACAATCTCAGCAGATATTCGCCCTCGCCTCTCGGAATGGCCTTGAGCATCTCAATCTTGAGAGGGATATTGAAAAAGACACTCACGTCTTGGAGCATGGACTGAAAAAGCCTTTCTCGGGTGAGCGCCACCTCCTCCATCGGGACCCCGAATTCCTTGGCGGCGGTCGGCCAGGGGCAACGGGTGCAGCGGATAAAGACCTCGCCGGGCTTTTCACCCTTTTCGGCCGCTGCAAGGGCCCCTTCGGTGACCCAAGTCCCGGCCAGAGCACGTCCCAGGTTCATCAAAAAGGCCTCTTCTCCCTTCAACCAGTTCAACCGCGGCAGAAGGCTTTTCCCCATATCTTTTCCCATCATTTCAGCCGCCTTCAAGGCAATATCCATCGGCTTCATATCCGGACCTGCCACTGCAACGGCGACTTCCCGCCAGCGGTAATAAGTCTTGCAGATCTCGGCCTGGGCGCTATGAAGATCCCGCCATAATTTCGTTATTTCTTTTTCTGCATTTACTGGCATTTTTCTCCTCCTTAGATCCTTAGACCGATTCGGTAGCCGTCATGCACGGCGCTGGACAGGTTGCGGGGCACCAATGCGTCTCCAATGACAAAAAGTTCGATCCCTTCCGACTGAACCGTCTTTTTGAGGCTCTCGTTGGCCTCACGCTCCGATACGACCACGGTATCGCACGCTACCGGGAACCGATATCCATCAAAGGTTTTCACGATAATCTCACCGTCGTTGATCGCTTCGATGTCGCAGTCATTGTAGGCCATCACGCCGTTCTGCTTGAGATAGATCATGTATCGCCATTTGAATGATGGATTCACATCGAACCCTGCGGTCTTTTCCCTGCCCACAAGCGTAACCTTCTTGCCCTGCTTGGCTAAGAAGAGCGCCACCCCGATGCCGGGCTTCCGGTTTCCATAGACCACCACGGTATCGCCTACCTGGGCCTTGCCGTTCATAACATCCAGTACGTTCACCACGTTGTCCCGACCGGCTGCGCCCTCGATCTGGGGATAGAACGGGCCGGTGGCCAGAACCACACTGTCGGGCATCTCATCCGCTATCAATTGTTCGGTCACCTCTTCCCCCAGGTGAAAATTGACGCCCGCCTTTTCGCACATGGTCTTCTGGTAGTTGACGCAGGTCATCAGTTCTTCATCCCCATAAGGTGCGTGCGATGCTTCCAGGAGAGTCCCGCCCACCTCGGAACGCTTATCATACAGGTGCACCTCATGCCCTCTCTGGGCAGCCACATAGGCGCATTCCATTCCCGAGGGACCGGCGCCCACAATCATGATCTCTTTTGGATCTTCCACGGGTTTCGGGGTAAAATTATCATCGTGCTCATGGGCACAGCGGGGATTGATGTAGCAGGTCATGGGGGCGTCCCGGAAGAGCCTGGCAAGGCAGAGGTTGCAGGCCACACAGTGCCGGATATCTTCCTCTCTTCCTTCCAAGACCTTCTTGGGCATGAGGGGGTCCGCAATCATGGACCGGCACATCTCCCAGAAATCGAGTTCCCCATCGCCGATGGCTTTATCCGGTTTGTCCGGGGTAAAGAGCCTGTAGGCCATTTGAATCGGTATCTTGACATGCTCTTTAGCCCGTTTGGCCAAATAGAGCCAATTCCCCTGGGGGATGTCCCTGCTGATCACAGGGTATATGGATTCCTGCCAACCCAGGGTGCAACTGATATAGTCGGCGCCGGCCTCTTCAGCCATCCTGTAGGTCTCCATGGATTCCTCGGGCGTGTTCCCCCGGACGTCGTTGAGCAGCTCTTCTGAACAAAGACGGATGCCTACCGGGATGTCCGGACCGCAGACCTCTTTGACCCCCTGGATGATCTCCATCATGGCCTGGCATCTCCCCCGAATATCACCGCCGTATTCGTCGGTCCTCCGGTTGGTATAACTGGAGAGGAAATTGGAGATCAAGTATCCGACGATCCCTGAGATCTCCATAACGTCAAAGCCCGCCTCAACGCCCCTTCGAGCTGCATCCACATGTTGCCGGACCATCTCCTTGACCTCGGCGTTGGTCATCTCAAACATCGGCTTGAAGATCCGCAGACGCTGGGGAACGGTCGAGGGACCGTGCCCGCTCTCCACCTCCACCGCGCCGACCCGGCCGCAGTCCATCAACTGGAATCCGGCAATGGCCTTCTCACTGTGGATCGCATCTGCGATCCGTCTCAGGCCATCGACATACTTATCGTCCCAGCAGGCCGCCTGACCCACATAGCCCTGACCCTTCCTGGCCTCATCCATGTACACCCCCTGCATGAAGCAAAGGCCTCCCACAACCCCTTCTGCCCTGGACCGCATGTAAGCGATATCTGCGTCGGTGATAAAGCCGTTGTGGTCATTGAGGTTGTCTTCAGTGGCTGCATACTTGATCCGGTTGGGGACCATAAGATTGCCTAACTGAATCGGTTTGAACAGATTCGGGTAGGCCTTTGCCCCAGGGTACGATGCATAATCCCATTCAAACAATACCTTAGCCATTTACACGCCTCCTTTTCAAATTCCTGTGAGTAAAACGACATCGCCGACGTGAGGACCGCCGCAATGCCCGGCCTAAACTCCTTAGCTGAAACCCATGATGCGGAACAGTTCCAGAATATTGAATTTCGATCAATGCTAAGCTAACACCTTAGACTTCTGAAGTACGGCAAAAGGCCCCATAGGGGCTCTCATTTAAAGCGCTGCAACCATAAGGGTCCGTAACGCCCTTTGGAATGGGAGGGAAACAAGACAATTCGGGTTAGTCAAATTTACTTCGCAGCTGTCCCGCCCGACGGTTCCGATCCTACTGTCAGAAATCCGTCCATCATCAGGTCAAAGATCTCCTCTAAATTCTCGAACAAGGAATAGGACCGGTCTTTCAGTAGCCACCGGGTCACCAGGTGTTCCATGGTCCCGATAAAGATATCCCTGGCAAAATAAGGATTGAGGTCCGGTTTCATCTCGCCCGATGCCCGGCCCTCTTCAAATATATCGATTAAGTAGGCATAGAGGGCCTTGACATTTGAATAGACGTCGGTCTTCATGAAGTTGGCATTGGTCTTGAGAAAAAGGTAGACGATCTTGGCATCCAGGGGGGCCTCTTCCACACGTCGTAGATACCACCATAGAAACTTGCGCAGTTTGTTGACCGCCCCTTTGATGCCGAACAGCTGTTCCTTCAGATCTCCTATCAGTTCCGAGACCCAGAGGTCCGGGATGGTCAAAAGGAGGTCTTCCTTGCCCTGAAAATAGTCATACAGGGCCGCTTCAGAGAGGCCGGCCTGCCGGGAGATATCGACGATGGTGGTTTTCTGGTATCCCTGCCCTGCAAACAGCGTCTTAGCCGATTCAATAATCCGGCTTCGCGTATTTTCCTTAGAAACCTTATTGCCCATGGATCATCTTCCGAAAAAAATTAGGCGACAACACTGCCAGCCCTTGTCATAGGTAAGCTAGATACTTTATTTTATAGATCAAAGAAGATTTGAATTGCATTGGTCCGATCCCCTTTTCTCTGCAAAATCGAAATAGCCCTTTGCATCTGGATATTTACGGATTGGTCTCTATTCCCGCATATACTCTGATATAAACTCTGATTTCAAATCGTCATTAGGTGGTTTAAGTTATTGTTTTTATGTCAACTTATTACAATATCAAAGCATAATTATATTTTTACTTAATATCATTAGGTCATATCGTTGTCAAGCAGAAAAGGGATGCCATCCGCCTGGATAACCGTATGATGATTAAAGTCTCATGCGCATTCGAGGATGGCTTTTCTGGCAATCTTCTTTTCCGTAGGCGAGACAGGTGAGGGGCTTTACATTGTGAATCGCACAGATGAAGAGGCCCTGGGGGGGGAGTTCCCATAGGAAGGGGCAGAACTTTTGTGTGAGGGGGCTGTCCCCTGCGATATAGGTATACCAGTAGCCCGGATAGCGTATGGTCTCAGGGGCATCCGGGACGGTCCCGGAAAGCTGACAGCATTCCCCGCAAAGGGTGCACCATTGTCCCCTTGGGACAACCTGTCGTGCGTCGCCGTTTAGATCCACGCATGTCGCCTCACGGTTCCCGAAACACCGGTCAATATCTTTGCGGATCCGAAGGAACATTCGGCTGAGAAGGGCCAGGTTTTGGCCGGCCCTTGCCAATCCGCACCGGCTCTGTTCACCATTGGGCAGATAATGCCGCACATAGAGGGTGAGGGGAAAAAAGGGATCGCCAAGGGCCTCCATAACCTGATGCCCGGCTTCTGTTTCTTCATACAACCGGCCCACGTCTTGGGCCACGTGGGACATTGGCAAGGCCTTGTGTCTGCGTTCCACTGCATCGTAAATCAATGACTCAAAATAGTACATAACTCATCTAACATATTGTTTCTGTTAAGTTTTTTTGTCTCCGTTTTTTGCCAGATGCGGCTGAGATGCGTTTAAATGCATATCCAAATTATCAACCTCGGTTTTGAAATTTGACGGTATCCAGTGCGTGTAGGTGTCAAATGTTATCTTGATAGAGCTATGTCCCATCTGGTAACTTACATCTCCGATATTATGCCCTCTGGCAATTCTGATTGTGGCGTATGTGTGCCGCAAGTCATGGACCCTCATATGTGGCAGGTCTGCGTCTTTCAAAATAGCATCAAGTGTGTAATTTATAGGTAGTGGCCTCATAGGTTTTCGTCCGTCAAAGGTGAAGATCCACTGTGAAAACGGCCTGCCTTTTTTTAATGACTCTTTCTGCCTTTCGAGCTTCAAGGCTTTCAAGGTCTCCGTCAAATATGGCGTCATATCAACCACTCGGCTCTGACGGTTTTTAGTCGGTCCTACAATCCCATTATAGACGGTCCTCTGAATTTTGATAGTCCTCTTTTCAAAATCGATATCGTCCCATTTCAAACCAATTAACTCGCCCACCCTCATGCCCGTGCGCAGCAAGGTCAAAAAGTGTGGGTAAAACAGGCCGCCCCTGTGCTGTTTGGCCTTGTCAAGTAGAATAACAATCTCGTCCTCCTCCAATGGCCTGATTTTGATGTTACCTTTGTTGTTAAGCTTTAAACCCTGGAGCGGATTCATCTCTATCAATTCTTTATCTATGGCATATTTAAAGATGTGACTCAACGGTGATCTTAGATTCTGAAAAGTCGATGGTGACATTCCTTTTATTGCCAAATCGTCAAAAAATCCGCTCAGGTCTTTCTTTTTGATGTCCCGGATTTCCTTTTTGCCAAATGCTGGGTATATATGCTTTTCGAGTAGGGAGACATAAGCATCTTGTGTCTGCACGCACCTCTTATGTGGCAGCTCCAGCCATTTTTCAGCCACGGTCTTGAATGAAGGTGATTTTTTATTGAACTCCTCCATTTCCAAATCGCCCAGCGTCAGCTTTGCCTCAATCTTCTTTGCCATATCCCTGGCAAACTTCTTGTCTTTGCCTATCTTCTTAGATTTCCGTTTGCCTCGGTGGTTGATGAAAAGCCAGTATTCGCCTGAGCCTTTCGGATGTTCTTTAACCTTCACGCCCATGATTTATCCTCCCTCGTATTCCCGGATCAAATCGTCAATCGTTAAATCGTGTGACAGAAAGCCACCATGTTCACTGTCAGCGTGCACCCGCAGTTGATTAACCAGATACGCCTGAGCGTGTGGATTATCCTTGCAAGCCTCGTCCAGCAATTCGATAACCTCCCACAATTTGTCTTGTGCATCGTGCAAAAGATCCAAGATATATTCATCATTTTTTGTCATCTCTTGCCTCCTTTCTTTTTGGTCATGGTTTCGGTTTCTTCCACGTACTCCTGAATCATCTTGCATAGAACGTCCTTGATGGTGGTCTTTCGCTGCGCAACTGCCATTTTCAACCTGATTCTCAAATCTTCATCCAGATGAAATGTGGTCCCTTTTACCATTGCCTGCCCTCCTTGTGTTTATGTTATCGTTTTAACGTTTGTCATATTCTAATCATTATGATTTTAAATGTCCAGTCCTTTTTTTAGTATAATTGCCTTTTATTGTCGATTTGGAGGTATAGCTGAGCATGGCTTAGCTTCTTATCGACGGTCTCCGGCCTTCTCACAAAGCCGAAAACTGACCTAACTCCGGCCTGTGATTAGGAAAATACGATTTTTCGGAGGCTCATGCAGATTTTTGTGAATTTAACGATTTTATTTGCTATGATTAGAATAAAACTGAAAGGAGGTGTTATAATTGGCAAGCGTCATTGACATTCAGACTATTTTAGCAGGTCGAATTATTGATGGGGTCCACGATAGTATTGGTGATATTGAAGGGATTATTGACGATGAGTTGGAAAAGCAGGCATGTATCAATTATCAAAACCTTTCCAAAGATGAGCGGGAAATGTATCGTGACAATGTAGGCAAGATGCTCTCCGTTAAAATTTTGCGCCACCCTTGTATGAAAAACATTATTGATGGGGAAGTGCAAGCAAAAGATGCACCATTAACCAGCCAGGAAATGTTTGACTTGTTACGGGAAATATTCCCATGGGACTATTCCTAAATCATCAACTATCAACCAAATGAAAGGAGATAATTGAAACATGGAAGAAAAGAAAATGACTCAAAATGAAGAGGAGATCATGTTATGTGCAAATCAGAAATTGAAACTTAAACCGATAGATGGTTTTGTTGTCAAAATATGTGACGTAAAGCTTCACGCGACGGGTCCCCCTACTTTTGGCCTGGTTTTTCCCATCCCTAATGAGGAAGCTTATGAAGTCATGCAAAACAAAATAACACTAGCAGAACAAAAAAAATTAGCAGCTTCTGCGATAAAAGAATGTATAGAGGAATTTAAGCAAAAAGAAGATCTCGTTTAACCGCGTGCAGGCTTTTTATTTATCCCCACCATTGAATCTCCGGCTGATCCTCCGGCTGAACGTCAGGCCCTTTCTTCATAGCCCGTTCTTTTGCTCGCTCCTCAAGTCGCCACGATTGAGGGGCGAAAATAGCCCTCAATAGATGGGTACAGGCCACCGCCTCAATAGTCACCAATTCATCATATATCGGTGATGGTTTCGGCTCGGCATGTTTGCAATTTTGGCAGTCTGTACAATCCAAAACCAGATCGAAAAATGCGGCATTGCGTAAGCAGATCTGATAACTGTCACATCTATAGTCGCGATATGGAGCTGGTGGAGTTTCTTCAATCAGCTTTGCTTTCTTCTTTTTTTTGGGTTTTTTCTTGAGACTTGCATTTGGCATACGTTTTTTAATATGCTCTTTGCTTTGCTTGTAGCCTTTTTTCGGCATGGTTTCATCTCGGTATGATGTAGGGGTGGGGTGTCTATGGGGTGTGGAGGGCACCCCATAGACGGCTTTAACGCTGGCAAGATGAAGCAGGAAAGGAGTGAAACTGCTTCTTAACCGGAGTCTTGCCACCCCGTGCCTGCAATAACCCAGGTCAAAGGAGAAAAACCCCTGGGCATTATTCGCAGGACTTATGCAGCTACGGCAGCATCCTTGATTCCACGGAGCCGAGCCGCAGACTTGTTATGGCCAATGGTAAACGAGGCGATCCACTCAATCAATGTGCGATAAGCAGTGCCTCCACTGTAGAGGCCAAGGTCCAAAACGTCCATTTCCCCACATTGTAACCCAAAGACGTATTGACCAACACCAAACCGAACGGCATAAATGCTGGTTGACGCAGCCGTGCCACCGCCAGGGTTATCCTCTGTGAAACCGAGAATCTCGTCATTATTCTCATCCGTTTCAATCACCCCGATGGGAATGTCATTGTAGGTGGTTACTCTGCGACCAAATTCATCAAGGGTGAAGTTGATGTCTCCAGACACGGAGCTGGTTCTCGAAGCCACCGTCAATCTCCTTCTCATGGTTTTATTCATAAAAAGAATGTCAGGCGAACCATCGACAGCATCAATAAGCTCATCTAATTTGGTAAGAGTAAGAGAATCACCACCAGAAGATGAGCCAGCGTTAATGAGCTGGTTTCCAATTAGTCTAACTTGCAGACCATCAAACTCTTTTGGACTTGCTTCACAATCACCTTTAAAGAAAGTCTTTTGCCATTTCAAGGCACAAGATTTGGCTTTTAAGGAATCATGAATAGCCCGCAAGTCATTAATGTTTCCCTGGGTCTTAACAAGTACACGGTCCACATCTGAAACACCGCCAGATATGGTCAGGTTTTCAGTTACAGAATCAAGGCCTGTAGTGCTTTCGGTGTAACTTTCATTCAAACCCCTGAAAGCGGTGAACGGCAGGGTGGCTGCTCGGTTAAATTTATATGAATCACTCGAAACCGTCAGAAACGGCAGTCTTTCGAGTACGGGAGAGGCTTTGGGAAAACATTCAATCACGCCTCTCTGCAAAGGGTCAGTTTTAAGTCTTGCTGCTTCAATCAATGTAAGTGCCATTGTAAAAACCTCCGTGAGTGCCTAATCACAAGACCTTCAAGGAGGTTCGACGTGCAGCACTTCTGAAAAATGTTATTTACTTGTAACCATGCACCATCATTTGTTGTGGTGTCATGTTGCTAAAATCAAGAGGCTGTTTGCCTGATGGACGTTTTGAATCCAGGCCGTTTACTACCTGCCTATTGAATAATCCCTTTTTAAGTGCGTTTCTGATCCAGGTTATTTTAGCGGCTGGCTCAAGGTCTGGAATGATGTCCCTGAATTCCTCCGGCACATCTTCAACCATTTCATCAGCAACAGTGCGCAGAGCATCCGTGGCGCGTTTACGTTGCTCCAAGACCTGATCAAAACGACTTTTTGGAATCATATTCTCACCTTTTCCGGTGGTGTCGTCCGTGTAGTTTTCGGCCTGGCCTTCAATTAGTTCATCCTCGCTGCCTTTTCTTGCAGCAACAGGAACATGCTTCACGATAACTTGTGGAGCGTTTGCCGCTTCCTGCTTTGCTTCTTCACCTTTAACGTCCGTGTTGACGATTTCATCTGCCATGTGTCTATTCCTCCGCTTTTACGCCTGCGTT
This window harbors:
- a CDS encoding FAD-dependent oxidoreductase — its product is MSDSILIIGGGIAGINAALNAADYGIHVYLVDDTPSIGGMMARLDKTFPTNDCAICIEAPKMYEVDNHPDIEILSNTEIRKVKKTDKGFDVKLVQKARFIDPDKCTGCGACIEACPVTIPDEMDGRISGTRKLIYTPFPQAIPNIVVIDPDCRYGNMRAQGACVGECVVDCSQCRECPIALCVKACIKEGKDAVRLWQSNKNLKLDVKSIIVAAGIRSYTPEKGMFGYGVFQNVVTNLEFERLMNAGGPTGGEIIRPSDQKHAMRIAWIQCAGRGAKEGQLPYCSKVCCMIAAKQMIISKEHDPSMEAMIFYNNLKAYGKDFWEFHEKARSMGVRYINVRPWDVFEDPETRNLKIPYLDPDTDRLREEEVDMVVLSTGLVPSDRNARLAKALNIETDHLGFFKENDPLLAPLETRVEGIYVCGGALGPIDISESVVQAGAAGMKAILNIRRS
- a CDS encoding ferredoxin family protein: MGKRYKNFEVYLVHIDPDKCDGCEECVRFCPVDVFDMAHKATVARPQNCLGCRTCAAVCKSKAIIITEI
- a CDS encoding VOC family protein codes for the protein MKVNKIDHICIAVKDLAAARKIWEPLLGKSGPDDAYVDEPEKINVARYWVGEVGFELMESTTPDGDVAKYIEKNGEGVMLISFNVDNTRKAVDELKAREYPFIPDSKGEVARPFRDCEFAFIHPKKLNGVLTELIDYKWDELK
- a CDS encoding ferredoxin, encoding MAAQIDPEKCTMCGGNVQPLCIEACPDQAIRVQDNRVVVTEFICEDCNECGCVCPDHAISVPLEKVTF
- a CDS encoding L-2-amino-thiazoline-4-carboxylic acid hydrolase; the protein is MPVNAEKEITKLWRDLHSAQAEICKTYYRWREVAVAVAGPDMKPMDIALKAAEMMGKDMGKSLLPRLNWLKGEEAFLMNLGRALAGTWVTEGALAAAEKGEKPGEVFIRCTRCPWPTAAKEFGVPMEEVALTRERLFQSMLQDVSVFFNIPLKIEMLKAIPRGEGEYLLRLSKEEG
- a CDS encoding FAD-dependent oxidoreductase, with the protein product MAKVLFEWDYASYPGAKAYPNLFKPIQLGNLMVPNRIKYAATEDNLNDHNGFITDADIAYMRSRAEGVVGGLCFMQGVYMDEARKGQGYVGQAACWDDKYVDGLRRIADAIHSEKAIAGFQLMDCGRVGAVEVESGHGPSTVPQRLRIFKPMFEMTNAEVKEMVRQHVDAARRGVEAGFDVMEISGIVGYLISNFLSSYTNRRTDEYGGDIRGRCQAMMEIIQGVKEVCGPDIPVGIRLCSEELLNDVRGNTPEESMETYRMAEEAGADYISCTLGWQESIYPVISRDIPQGNWLYLAKRAKEHVKIPIQMAYRLFTPDKPDKAIGDGELDFWEMCRSMIADPLMPKKVLEGREEDIRHCVACNLCLARLFRDAPMTCYINPRCAHEHDDNFTPKPVEDPKEIMIVGAGPSGMECAYVAAQRGHEVHLYDKRSEVGGTLLEASHAPYGDEELMTCVNYQKTMCEKAGVNFHLGEEVTEQLIADEMPDSVVLATGPFYPQIEGAAGRDNVVNVLDVMNGKAQVGDTVVVYGNRKPGIGVALFLAKQGKKVTLVGREKTAGFDVNPSFKWRYMIYLKQNGVMAYNDCDIEAINDGEIIVKTFDGYRFPVACDTVVVSEREANESLKKTVQSEGIELFVIGDALVPRNLSSAVHDGYRIGLRI
- a CDS encoding TetR/AcrR family transcriptional regulator — encoded protein: MGNKVSKENTRSRIIESAKTLFAGQGYQKTTIVDISRQAGLSEAALYDYFQGKEDLLLTIPDLWVSELIGDLKEQLFGIKGAVNKLRKFLWWYLRRVEEAPLDAKIVYLFLKTNANFMKTDVYSNVKALYAYLIDIFEEGRASGEMKPDLNPYFARDIFIGTMEHLVTRWLLKDRSYSLFENLEEIFDLMMDGFLTVGSEPSGGTAAK
- a CDS encoding tyrosine-type recombinase/integrase, encoding MGVKVKEHPKGSGEYWLFINHRGKRKSKKIGKDKKFARDMAKKIEAKLTLGDLEMEEFNKKSPSFKTVAEKWLELPHKRCVQTQDAYVSLLEKHIYPAFGKKEIRDIKKKDLSGFFDDLAIKGMSPSTFQNLRSPLSHIFKYAIDKELIEMNPLQGLKLNNKGNIKIRPLEEDEIVILLDKAKQHRGGLFYPHFLTLLRTGMRVGELIGLKWDDIDFEKRTIKIQRTVYNGIVGPTKNRQSRVVDMTPYLTETLKALKLERQKESLKKGRPFSQWIFTFDGRKPMRPLPINYTLDAILKDADLPHMRVHDLRHTYATIRIARGHNIGDVSYQMGHSSIKITFDTYTHWIPSNFKTEVDNLDMHLNASQPHLAKNGDKKT
- a CDS encoding phage major capsid protein; translation: MALTLIEAARLKTDPLQRGVIECFPKASPVLERLPFLTVSSDSYKFNRAATLPFTAFRGLNESYTESTTGLDSVTENLTISGGVSDVDRVLVKTQGNINDLRAIHDSLKAKSCALKWQKTFFKGDCEASPKEFDGLQVRLIGNQLINAGSSSGGDSLTLTKLDELIDAVDGSPDILFMNKTMRRRLTVASRTSSVSGDINFTLDEFGRRVTTYNDIPIGVIETDENNDEILGFTEDNPGGGTAASTSIYAVRFGVGQYVFGLQCGEMDVLDLGLYSGGTAYRTLIEWIASFTIGHNKSAARLRGIKDAAVAA